A window of the Pecten maximus chromosome 19, xPecMax1.1, whole genome shotgun sequence genome harbors these coding sequences:
- the LOC117317291 gene encoding protein piccolo-like isoform X1 — translation MSESDVYDPSFPTEDDVAGSSTDTTREMLEVIARGGIDFQSSDDMRSTPGSKKKKKKKKKKKTDVIASFEVDVEPPHLFPDDQEPPVPSEQEIMEFDGQWPPWQGGQFSPKGRTPRQRPFVQRGSWGRGNRGGNGSKFMNMQQPFRGQNFSGRGGRFQHPTQFNPQEDNTEFMGSLYPDFDSNIHNNMGGPGTPHNNRGGPRPPPHMGGPQSSPHTFQDRMHDGKRGQPSLLGDGPMQFRMGQRFGGEHQFGPGEGPRNFGPHHREQFPGFHGDSHMQHHEEMIGYDSNSPLPHQQFEDRSHAPEHNPHHSQVNKPDFAKGMPPLPLDFKLPDFAKQQEELLQELSKAPGPPTGPTSETTTESVIPDALDHIPMPPPPQKSSAPQPQPPPPPPPPQAQPQPRLPELVVPQPPLPQEPASLPLPQQPTIPQPPLPQQPSILPSQPPAVLPWQINNHATPSLPQTHPEVPLLPQTQPHPVAPPLPHPVAPLPQTLILAQSSPHMHPVAPPMQQSSQVGTMPPTTFITEEPAKQQVDTEPSDTQTCIPNVEPSPIQMDISPSTIEDNINETNPQQSSEGNPADSSDTQTLHAIDPIKSTAMKLLEKFQMKKKAESQTQENEGGNPQGKKGLINLRSGLRPGTQKSKVSLSSSSRIQFALKNSAKVTGQSNPLKIRSSIGDDEDDVKPEESNKESSDGSPSLSIVKEKSLKSEQTVSHNPSLNEKETDFGHKTKETSNDKEIVVVKTTEPRSNQGSHDNHDRSSSPKSKDLSGSWARSKDYRKKTRSPEVERKTRNSDSRRKNREYRGRSKSPESIDRKSRFSRRRQSTDEEGSPDSVDRNRKNRSRGHVEKSRSKTPDARPDSSDSRKSKTTKDHERSLSPESRSRKDSYSEKVKNKHSGESVHRSSRERSEERRSKRSSRLKERSQRSSSASDTEEKYVQKSKRKESIEREKRGKSEDERLHGTESSNDENKSSHKNIISEQKTDRNASKRGKSEENEERNLHHQYVSDSRHGKDSSEGRQGNSEVIVKKDDKEVNEGSSSPIITLEIRSKWDDKENSETGEACQKHEDDEISHWKPSPDYNREREKSEEALMHRKRDVKGCYDERPRRHSLDRERDYQKVSGRSEDLDRDKTRKVDESQQDEHRLVKKDKRQISPDREEPRRRRSRRHQSSPEQTESNRKSRWSRGGENKNQEDEHSVKNPLVSYDSPMKEVVPLVSYDSPMKGAVPLVSYDSPKTISPVPSSIVKLRPLVQYDSEDDSDTDSGNKDTKVCNESETTKKTGVSEQRISMEVDNIQSAENSKCVTAIIETSGKIPNSISGEVTNMETDRTLPVVGVTKGADAEKESENNQTFPSVSNKIIQAYEDFEKFLNETSFDSKTVVSETSETDKNSTVTEPEITKDNSCRSANESEIHLANDSKTTDTFDVKSISDTSGGVSTSSAGLDRETSGTQLKKPETVMPDNTLEEKSGRRSLRSRRSHTSESQESSPRESRRSKRMSKEEKVSNEAVTPEAGRMTRSRRLRSLDDSEAVEDQSTGKRTEITEEGKTGRRKTRSQHSVDESRDSSRETRSSKRSRRHRNPSGSSSDHEKEDKSLKSPKEIHSDKKLSSPLSVDLSSIALPGEGIKIRIFSDIHSPDKKGEKTGEKQKTELENCDQEVPPAVIDLDSIVLPPEPSKPPEATKQLLTEPTPEEPPPPPPPPPVAMETESVKESDVAIDKPAMPEAAKVEDKNKKFIGVKNEKLRAAMEKLQAEKNADNAEVKEEKVKEIKEQPGKISLSFGRRLTRGRVLKTPSVLTDDDSETRQLIKFGLPKVIAPLKTVPTWEVDENSKELKSDPREKCDSVLPKSDLLVKCDNVVPKPEAKLGQNIPKADSFVMYESESTKIQSDESETKQTGIKIEVKGIRTRSKFKDLPETGTASKPEPIVRQRSWRKSSKSQIFETEDASNSSSIGSDVGTGSDVCTGSDFKQAVDELPSSDGDTRIPHIEEGSPEIEKGSPEKVEETSGADSSLSGQVKLDLVSESTPAIKHSAQQDIVRHHTQVDDEIFFKNIPMPSPPNAVIDNEGTNYENQDMDLDEDSETEMEPEPEVVAKSEENSEKGFIKEDKSSQKENPNVTKDNATYIQSESRILNLSGIKDIVLPDEHLESENRASHTNTTKEALSMNKDTTLSSLKDIALPCENKGPLGSESRASYQDTTKESLSVNKEKIFSSLKDIALPGENKGPMCVESTPAQIEGTKDIFGVNKDVVDSSETNLTYKLPSQNVDVPTGFSAESKSTEEKKREPVSIKPFTIGRKSEKIIVNIKTIIESPIKETPDIPNDKNSLTQTRQNKDVTQSVPSLDDKMPEVTSNVTLEDGKRPTDNKGKAREGTLDSTRCDQEVRPQSIISSPGGIPMEIISEEAIKLRKVSFIGRELMTQADPKPSMTIEADSVSATQNDPAVLELAQVAESEKEDSDKTMSGTLLTDKVLCSIPLPDMELPSQGKRQERFNGGRRDPLGVRR, via the exons gGATGATGTGGCGGGGAGCAGTACAGACACAACTCGGGAGATGTTGGAAGTCATTGCCAGAGGAGGTATTGACTTCCAAAGTTCAGATGACATGCGTAGCACACCTG GTAgcaagaagaaaaagaagaagaaaaagaagaagaaaactGACGTCATTGCTTCATTTGAAGTTGATGTTGAACCACCACACCTTTTTCCTGATGACCAAGAACCACCTGTCCCAAGTGAGCAGGAGATCATGGAGTTTGATGGCCAGTGGCCTCCGTGGCAGGGAGGTCAGTTTAGTCCAAAAGGCCGGACTCCTAGACAACGTCCATTTGTCCAGCGAGGTAGTTGGGGCCGTGGCAACAGAGGTGGGAATGGCAGTAAATTTATGAACATGCAACAGCCATTCAGAGGTCAAAACTTTTCAGGGCGTGGTGGCAGATTTCAGCATCCAACACAGTTTAATCCACAAGAAGATAACACTGAGTTTATGGGGTCTTTGTATCCAGATTTTGATTCCAATATTCACAACAACATGGGTGGCCCAGGAACCccacataacaacaggggagGCCCACGACCACCACCTCACATGGGAGGTCCGCAATCCTCACCTCACACATTTCAGGATAGGATGCATGATGGGAAAAGGGGCCAACCATCCTTACTGGGGGATGGACCAATGCAGTTCAGGATGGGACAGAGATTTGGGGGGGAACACCAGTTCGGACCAGGTGAAGGTCCAAGAAACTTTGGACCTCATCACAGAGAACAATTTCCAGGTTTCCATGGTGATTCACACATGCAGCACCATGAAGAGATGATTGGATATGACAGTAATTCGCCACTACCACATCAGCAGTTTGAAGACAGGTCACATGCGCCAGAACACAATCCTCATCATTCACAGGTAAATAAACCGGACTTCGCTAAAGGAATGCCACCTTTGCCATTAGACTTTAAATTGCCAGATTTTGCTAAACAACAGGAAGAACTCCTTCAGGAATTATCCAAGGCTCCTGGGCCACCAACGGGGCCAACTTCAGAAACCACCACTGAAAGTGTTATACCTGATGCCCTAGACCACATTCCCATGCCACCACCTCCTCAAAAGTCATCTGCTCCACAGCCACagccaccaccaccaccaccaccacctcaAGCACAGCCTCAGCCACGACTGCCAGAATTGGTGGTACCACAACCACCATTGCCCCAGGAACCAGCTTCATTACCACTTCCACAGCAACCAACAATACCACAACCTCCATTGCCACAGCAGCCATCTATACTGCCATCTCAGCCACCGGCAGTGTTGCCATGGCAGATAAACAATCATGCTACACCATCATTACCACAAACCCATCCAGAGGTACCACTGTTGCCACAGACCCAGCCACATCCAGTGGCACCACCCTTACCACATCCAGTGGCACCCTTGCCACAGACCCTGATATTAGCACAATCATCCCCACATATGCATCCAGTGGCCCCACCAATGCAACAGTCCTCACAAGTGGGGACAATGCCCCCAACTACATTTATCACAGAAGAACCAGCCAAACAGCAAGTAGACACAGAGCCTTCAGACACCCAAACGTGTATACCAAATGTCGAACCTAGTCCAATCCAGATGGATATATCTCCGTCTACCATAGAAGACAATATAAATGAAACAAACCCACAACAATCTTCAGAAGGGAACCCTGCAGATTCTTCTGACACTCAGACCTTGCATGCCATTGATCCAATCAAGTCAACTGCCATGAAGCTGTTGGAAAAGtttcaaatgaaaaagaaaGCTGAATCACAAACTCAGGAAAACGAAGGAGGTAATCCACAGGGAAAGAAGGGCCTCATTAATTTAAGGAGTGGATTGAGGCCTGGGACCCAAAAGTCCAAAGTTTCTCTGTCATCAAGCAGTCGTATTCAATTTGCCCTTAAGAACAGTGCTAAAGTGACCGGTCAATCCAACCCATTAAAAATCAGGTCATCTATTGGCGATGACGAGGATGATGTGAAACCTGAGGAATCAAATAAGGAATCATCAGATGGTTCACCGTCACTATCAATCGTAAAAGAGAAATCCTTGAAATCTGAGCAAACTGTATCGCACAATCCAAGTCTGAATGAAAAAGAGACTGACTTCGGCCACAAGACAAAAGAAACGAGTAATGACAAAGAAATAGTAGTAGTCAAGACAACAGAACCAAGGTCAAACCAAGGATCACATGACAACCATGACAGGTCATCATCTCCCAAGTCCAAAGACCTATCTGGCAGTTGGGCAAGGTCAAAAGATTACAGAAAAAAGACAAGGTCTCCTGAAGTGGAACGAAAAACCAGGAATTCAGATTCACGACGCAAAAACAGGGAATATCGTggaaggtcaaagtcaccagAATCTATAGACAGGAAAAGTAGATTTAGTAGGCGAAGACAATCGACTGACGAAGAGGGATCTCCTGATTCAGTGGATCGAAACAGGAAAAATCGATCCAGAGGTCACGTTgaaaaatctaggtcaaagaCTCCTGATGCTAGACCTGATAGTTCTGATAGCCGAAAAAGTAAGACAACTAAAGATCATGAAAGGTCGTTATCCCCAGAATCAAGGTCAAGAAAGGATTCATACAGTGAAAAGGTGAAAAACAAACATTCTGGAGAATCTGTCCATCGTAGTTCTAGAGAAAGAAGTGAGGAAAGAAGGAGCAAACGGTCATCTAGGTTGAAGGAAAGGTCTCAGAGGTCATCTAGTGCATCAGATACAGAGGAGaaatatgtacagaaatcaaaaagaaaagaaagcaTAGAAAGGGAAAAAAGAGGAAAATCTGAGGATGAAAGATTGCATGGGACTGAGAGTAGCaatgatgaaaataaatcttCTCACAAAAACATAATATCTGAACAGAAGACAGACAGAAACGCTAGTAAAAGGGGAAAATCAGAAGAAAATGAGGAAAGAAATTTGCATCATCAGTACGTGTCAGACAGCAGACATGGCAAGGATTCTTCTGAAGGAAGACAAGGAAATTCTGAGGTGATTGTCAAGAAAGATGATAAAGAGGTAAACGAAGGGTCTTCTAGTCCAATTATAACGCTAGAGATCAGAAGTAAATGGGATGACAAAGAAAACTCCGAGACAGGTGAAGCCTGCCAAAAACATGAGGATGATGAAATTTCTCATTGGAAACCATCACCTGATTATAATCGGGAAAGAGAAAAATCTGAGGAAGCATTGATGCATCGAAAACGTGATGTAAAAGGCTGTTATGATGAAAGACCTCGTAGACATTCTTTAGATCGTGAAAGGGATTATCAGAAAGTCTCTGGTAGGTCGGAAGATTTGGATAGGGATAAAACGAGGAAGGTGGATGAATCTCAGCAGGATGAACATAGGCTtgttaaaaaagataaaagacaAATATCTCCAGATCGGGAGGAACCACGACGAAGAAGATCCAGGAGACATCAATCATCTCCAGAACAAACAGAATCTAATAGAAAATCACGCTGGAGTCGAGGGGGGGAAAACAAAAACCAAGAAGATGAACATTCTGTGAAAAATCCTTTAGTTTCATATGATTCACCAATGAAAGAAGTTGTACCTCTAGTTTCTTATGACTCTCCAATGAAGGGAGCTGTGCCATTAGTTTCGTACGATTCTCCAAAGACCATATCACCTGTCCCTAGCAGTATTGTAAAACTGCGACCTCTAGTTCAGTATGACTCGGAAGATGATTCTGACACAGACAGTGGAAATAAAGACACTAAAGTTTGTAACGAAAGTGAAACTACAAAAAAAACTGGGGTTAGTGAGCAGAGGATAAGTATGGAAGTGGATAATATACAAAGTGCTGAGAATAGTAAATGTGTTACTGCCATCATAGAAACGTCAGGGAAGATACCTAATTCAAtctcaggggaggtaactaacATGGAAACTGATAGAACTTTACCTGTTGTCGGTGTAACCAAAGGTGCTGATGCAGAGAAGGAATCAGAAAACAATCAAACTTTCCCTAGTGTTAGTAACAAAATCATTCAGGCATATGAAGACTTTGAAAAGTTCCTGAATGAAACATCTTTTGATTCCAAAACAGTTGTGTCTGAAACTTCTGAGACAGATAAGAACTCAACTGTGACAGAGCCAGAAATCACAAAGGATAATTCCTGCAGATCTGCTAATGAATCTGAAATCCATTTGGCAAATGACTCCAAAACTACAGATACGTTTGATGTGAAAAGTATTTCAGACACCAGTGGTGGAGTTAGTACTTCTTCTGCTGGCTTGGACAGAGAAACTTCTGGAACGCAGTTAAAGAAACCAGAGACAGTCATGCCCGACAACACCCTTGAAGAGAAATCAGGACGAAGGTCACTTAGATCGCGAAGGTCACACACATCAGAATCTCAGGAGAGCAGTCCTAGGGAGAGTAGGCGATCAAAGAGAATGTCAAAGGAAGAAAAAGTATCAAATGAAGCTGTAACACCAGAGGCTGGCAGGATGACAAGGTCAAGGAGACTGCGAAGTCTTGATGACAGTGAGGCTGTGGAGGATCAGAGTACAGGGAAAAGAACAGAGATTACAGAGGAAGGAAAGACGGGAAGGAGAAAAACACGCTCACAGCATTCTGTTGATGAATCAAGGGATAGCAGCAGAGAAACGAGATCATCAAAACGAAGTCGGCGTCATAGAAATCCCTCAGGTTCTTCATCAGATCATGAAAAGGAAGATAAGAGCTTAAAATCACCAAAGGAAATACATTCCGATAAAAAGCTCTCGAGTCCCCTCTCTGTAGATCTCTCGAGTATTGCTCTCCCTGGAGAAGGGATAAAAATCCGCATATTTAGTGACATTCATAGCCCAGATAAAAAGGGAGAAAAAACAGGtgaaaaacagaaaacagaatTAGAAAATTGTGACCAAGAAGTTCCACCAGCAGTTATTGACCTGGATTCTATCGTTCTTCCACCTGAGCCATCGAAACCTCCTGAAGCTACAAAACAACTGCTTACAGAACCAACACCTGAAGAACCACCACCACCGCCACCACCACCGCCAGTAGCCATGGAAACTGAGAGTGTAAAGGAATCAGATGTGGCAATAGACAAACCAGCCATGCCTGAGGCTGCAAAGGTCGAGGACAAGAACAAGAAATTTATTGGtgtcaaaaacgaaaaattACGAGCGGCAATGGAAAAACTTCAGGCAGAGAAAAATGCAGATAATGCTGAAGTTAAAGAAGAGAAAGTGAAGGAAATTAAAGAACAGCCTGGAAAAATTAGTTTGAGTTTTGGACGCAGATTAACGAGGGGCAGAGTGTTAAAGACACCCTCAGTGTTGACAGATGATGATTCTGAAACAAGACAGCTGATCAAGTTTGGTCTTCCAAAAGTGATTGCACCCCTAAAAACAGTACCAACTTGGGAGGTGGATGAGAATTCTAAAGAGCTGAAAAGTGACCCTCGTGAGAAGTGTGATTCTGTTTTACCAAAAAGTGACTTGCTTGTCAAGTGTGATAATGTGGTTCCTAAACCTGAAGCCAAGTTAGGACAAAACATACCCAAAGCTGACAGTTTCGTTATGTATGAAAGTGAAAGTACCAAAATACAATCAGATGAAAGTGaaacaaaacagactggtattAAAATTGAGGTTAAGGGCATAAGAacaaggtcaaagttcaaggaTTTACCAGAAACTGGCACAGCCAGTAAACCAGAGCCAATCGTTCGCCAACGATCGTGGAGAAAATCCTCTAAAAGTCAAATATTCGAAACTGAAGATGCATCAAATAGTAGTAGCATAGGAAGTGATGTTGGAACAGGAAGTGATGTCTGTACAGGAAGTGATTTTAAACAAGCAGTCGATGAATTGCCTTCTTCTGATGGAGACACTAGAATACCACATATTGAAGAAGGATCACCTGAGATCGAAAAAGGATCACCTGAGAAGGTTGAAGAAACATCTGGAGCAGACTCTTCTCTTTCTGGTCAAGTGAAATTGGATCTCGTCTCAGAATCAACACCTGCAATTAAACATTCTGCACAGCAGGATATAGTGAGGCACCACACGCAGGTAGATGATGaaatctttttcaaaaatattccaATGCCATCTCCACCAAACGCCGTTATAGATAATGAAGGAACAAATTATGAAAATCAGGATATGGATTTAGATGAAGATAGTGAAACAGAAATGGAACCAGAACCGGAGGTTGTAGCTAAATCAGAAGAAAACAGTGAAAAAGGTTTCATTAAGGAAGATAAATCTAGTCAGAAGGAAAACCCTAATGTAACAAAAGACAatgctacatatatacaaagtGAAAGTAGGATATTAAACTTAAGTGGTATTAAAGACATTGTTTTACCTGATGAACATTTAGAAAGTGAAAATCGGGCATCTCATACCAACACAACAAAGGAGGCTTTGAGCATGAATAAAGACACAACTCTCAGTAGTTTGAAAGACATTGCTTTACCTTGTGAAAACAAAGGACCTTTGGGAAGTGAAAGTAGGGCATCTTATCAGGACACAACAAAGGAAAGTTTGAGTGTGAATAAAGAAAAGATTTTCAGTAGTTTGAAAGACATTGCTTTACCTGGTGAAAACAAAGGACCGATGTGTGTTGAAAGTACACCAGCTCAGATAGAAGGAACAAAGGACATTTTCGGGGTGAATAAAGATGTTGTGGACAGTTCTGAAACAAATTTGACATATAAACTACCGTCACAAAATGTTGATGTACCAACAGGCTTTAGTGCCGAGTCAAAATCGACAGAGGAAAAAAAGAGAGAACCTGTGTCAATAAAACCATTCACAATTGGACGAAAGTCTGAGAAAATCATTGTGaacattaaaacaattatagAAAGTCCCATAAAGGAGACACCCGATATACCAAATGATAAAAACTCACTCACCCAAACTAGGCAGAATAAGGATGTGACTCAAAGTGTTCCTTCCTTGGATGACAAAATGCCTGAAGTAACTTCAAATGTGACATTGGAAGATGGTAAAAGACCTACTGATAATAAGGGGAAAGCAAGGGAGGGAACTCTTGATTCGACCAGGTGTGACCAGGAAGTCCGCCCCCAGTCAATAATCAGTAGCCCAGGAGGGATTCCAATGGAGATTATCTCGGAGGAAGCTATTAAGTTGAGAAAGGTGTCTTTCATAGGCAGAGAACTAATGACCCAAGCAGATCCTAAACCATCAATGACGATAGAGGCAGATTCTGTTTCTGCCACACAAAATGACCCTGCTGTATTAGAACTTGCTCAGGTTGCAGAAAGTGAAAAAGAGGATTCAGACAAAACAATGAGTGGTACTCTCCTTACGGACAAAGTGTTGTGTAGCATTCCATTACCAGATATGGAATTACCATCACAAGGAAAAAGACAAGAAAGATTTAATGGAGGAAGGCGAGATCCTCTCGGAGTCCGAAGGTGA